A stretch of Synechococcus sp. MIT S9220 DNA encodes these proteins:
- a CDS encoding trans-aconitate 2-methyltransferase, translating to MLLNPVSQLDFEAEYGRKYRTTIQHSVPGHATLLEIAAAAIGDTAPAAKRILVVGPGPGDELPQLLDACPEAEFVVIEPSAQMLQTSIETLKGHGGFERCQWVPKSLEEAVRSGLLQSDFDGVICHNVLHLMAPDQQGLMIELLVEQSLPGGVLLISSYSEAAEPEICDTIFSIAARRLLDRGLPAEMVDKFLTARNTAVFSLDAARLEAKLVGLNCQAPIQLYQGLFARLWITRRI from the coding sequence ATGCTGTTGAACCCTGTGAGTCAGCTTGATTTTGAGGCTGAATATGGACGCAAATACCGCACCACAATCCAACATTCCGTCCCAGGTCATGCAACCCTTCTTGAGATCGCAGCGGCTGCAATCGGTGACACGGCTCCAGCAGCTAAGCGAATTCTTGTCGTAGGGCCTGGACCGGGAGATGAGCTGCCTCAGCTACTGGACGCCTGTCCTGAAGCTGAATTTGTTGTAATTGAGCCCAGTGCTCAGATGTTGCAGACCAGTATTGAAACCTTGAAAGGCCATGGCGGTTTCGAAAGGTGCCAGTGGGTTCCGAAGAGCCTGGAAGAAGCCGTTCGCTCGGGTCTCCTGCAAAGCGATTTTGATGGCGTCATCTGTCACAACGTGCTTCACCTGATGGCTCCAGATCAGCAGGGTCTGATGATTGAGCTTCTTGTAGAGCAGTCACTGCCAGGAGGCGTGTTGCTCATCAGCAGTTACAGCGAAGCTGCGGAACCTGAGATCTGCGACACGATCTTCAGCATCGCTGCACGACGTTTGCTCGATCGCGGTCTTCCTGCCGAAATGGTGGATAAATTTCTAACTGCCAGGAACACTGCCGTTTTTTCTCTGGATGCAGCCCGGCTCGAAGCCAAGCTCGTGGGGCTGAATTGCCAAGCGCCAATCCAGCTTTATCAAGGCCTGTTTGCACGGTTGTGGATCACGAGGCGGATTTGA
- the nrdJ gene encoding ribonucleoside-triphosphate reductase, adenosylcobalamin-dependent, translating into MTLSPSRSDTQDITETLSSNGNFPATAPAANPVFYRTYSRRSSSGRESWSEVGSRNLGGLQKLGQLTDEEVSLLSRMQANQKALPSGRWLWIGGTPWIERQENFSGSYNCTSTNLVDWEAFGLMMDLAMMGCGTGAIIEPHLIDRLPVVTNPIEVVKVTDIGVTPAGERQDSTTHTIDGDTVSIRVGDTRRGWVDSYQLLLNLSSDERFAGRTIKVDVDLSDVRPVGETLKGFGGMANPVKLKDLYGRVARLLGKAVGRRLTSVECCLLIDEAAVTIVAGNIRRSAGMRQFAFNDTSAAGAKDNLWQQDADGNWRIDPERDALRMANHTRVYHTRPSREVLLEAVTRQFHSGEGAIQFAPEAIARSNADLLSTPELRREFIDIYCDQGKEEAGRWLNLNHGPIADDELEHRLGRYGLNPCGEILGADFHCNLAEVHLNQIDPSDDEGQRDAFRAGALSVACLLNHQFEVERYRQSRAWDPIVGVSFTGLFDFFVHAFGTPWLKWWEAGRPDTEEGQDFKRQEAEYLSRWKTTVNEAVWEYCDRHGLRRPNRCTTVQPAGTKSLLTGAAPGWHPPKAQRFIRRITFGKNDPVAMACMDYGYTVVPSQSDKDEQGRLLDDPFDPRCTEWLVEIPTEVSWANLPGADAVDINAFSAMAQFDFYMQVQTHYTAHNTSATIEFREHEIDALTDALHGTIERGEGYISAALLARFDANATFPRLPFEPIDAATYERMQTEVIQRRVSSDFFEALQRYDMGEISEAGPAGCDSDKCLLPLAKPNS; encoded by the coding sequence GTGACCCTGTCTCCAAGCCGCAGTGACACCCAAGACATCACTGAAACTCTGTCCAGCAACGGCAACTTCCCCGCCACAGCTCCTGCCGCCAACCCCGTTTTCTATCGGACATACAGCCGACGCAGCAGCTCCGGAAGAGAGAGTTGGAGTGAAGTTGGATCGCGAAATCTCGGCGGTTTACAGAAGCTCGGCCAGCTAACCGATGAAGAAGTGTCGCTGTTGTCCCGGATGCAAGCCAATCAAAAAGCTTTGCCTTCTGGTCGTTGGCTCTGGATCGGCGGCACACCCTGGATCGAACGCCAGGAAAATTTTTCCGGTTCTTACAACTGCACCTCCACCAACTTGGTGGATTGGGAAGCCTTCGGTCTGATGATGGACCTGGCGATGATGGGCTGCGGTACAGGCGCCATCATCGAACCGCACCTGATCGACCGCCTGCCGGTGGTCACTAATCCGATTGAAGTGGTCAAGGTCACCGACATCGGAGTCACTCCAGCCGGCGAGCGCCAAGACTCCACCACCCACACCATCGATGGTGACACCGTCTCGATCCGTGTTGGCGACACCCGTCGGGGCTGGGTCGACAGCTATCAATTGCTGCTCAACCTCAGCAGTGATGAGCGTTTTGCAGGACGCACAATCAAAGTTGATGTTGATCTTTCCGACGTACGACCTGTTGGCGAAACCCTCAAGGGCTTCGGGGGCATGGCCAATCCGGTCAAACTCAAGGATCTCTACGGACGTGTCGCCCGTCTTCTGGGCAAAGCCGTTGGGCGCAGGCTGACCTCTGTTGAATGCTGCCTGCTGATTGATGAGGCTGCCGTCACCATCGTGGCCGGCAACATCCGTCGCAGCGCGGGCATGCGTCAGTTCGCGTTCAACGACACCAGCGCGGCCGGCGCTAAAGACAATCTCTGGCAGCAGGATGCTGATGGCAACTGGCGGATTGATCCCGAGCGTGATGCCCTGCGCATGGCCAATCACACCAGGGTTTATCACACCCGCCCCAGCCGTGAAGTGCTGTTAGAAGCGGTGACCCGCCAGTTCCACAGTGGTGAGGGAGCGATCCAGTTCGCGCCTGAAGCGATTGCTCGCTCCAATGCTGATCTTCTCTCTACACCTGAACTGCGTCGGGAATTCATCGACATCTATTGCGATCAAGGCAAAGAAGAGGCTGGTCGCTGGCTGAATCTGAATCACGGCCCAATTGCAGATGACGAACTCGAGCATCGACTCGGACGCTATGGGCTCAATCCCTGTGGGGAGATTCTCGGCGCAGACTTCCACTGCAACCTGGCAGAAGTTCATCTCAACCAGATCGACCCCAGCGATGACGAGGGTCAACGCGACGCCTTCAGAGCTGGTGCCTTGTCAGTGGCTTGCCTGCTGAACCATCAATTCGAAGTGGAACGCTATCGCCAAAGCCGCGCCTGGGATCCGATCGTTGGCGTGAGTTTCACGGGCCTGTTCGATTTCTTTGTGCACGCCTTCGGAACGCCCTGGCTGAAATGGTGGGAAGCCGGTCGCCCAGACACCGAAGAGGGCCAGGACTTCAAACGCCAGGAAGCGGAGTATCTCAGTCGCTGGAAGACAACCGTGAATGAAGCGGTTTGGGAATACTGCGACCGTCATGGACTGCGTCGTCCCAACCGATGCACAACAGTGCAACCCGCCGGCACCAAAAGCCTGCTCACCGGTGCTGCCCCTGGCTGGCACCCCCCCAAGGCTCAACGCTTCATCCGCCGCATCACCTTCGGCAAGAACGATCCGGTGGCCATGGCTTGCATGGACTATGGCTACACCGTGGTGCCATCTCAGTCCGACAAAGATGAGCAAGGTCGACTGCTGGATGATCCGTTCGATCCCCGTTGCACCGAATGGCTGGTGGAAATTCCCACCGAAGTGAGTTGGGCGAATCTGCCCGGCGCGGATGCAGTAGACATCAACGCCTTCTCGGCCATGGCCCAGTTCGATTTCTACATGCAGGTTCAGACCCACTACACCGCTCACAACACCTCGGCAACGATCGAGTTCCGTGAGCATGAAATCGACGCTCTCACCGATGCACTGCACGGCACCATCGAACGTGGAGAGGGCTACATCTCAGCGGCCTTGCTGGCCCGTTTCGACGCCAACGCCACATTCCCCCGCCTGCCGTTCGAACCAATCGATGCCGCAACGTACGAAAGGATGCAAACCGAGGTCATCCAACGACGTGTGAGCTCTGATTTCTTCGAGGCGCTGCAGCGCTACGACATGGGTGAGATCAGCGAAGCCGGCCCCGCCGGTTGCGATTCAGACAAGTGCCTCTTGCCTCTGGCCAAGCCCAACAGCTGA
- a CDS encoding mechanosensitive ion channel family protein, whose translation MVCSQRLVGRLFTRALTRPFTRALRFLLVGLVALALSIAPPLLNVKATEAFQQQPMTSKGLIPIEEQPFYPLLLKSSETWSDVVLDQVVGDSPRTTLLNFYSVMADVGLRADRLGQRSSAKKQSRQEQIDDTNLLFALAVKALDSSSIPKSVRDDMADEAAIQLKHVLDYVFTHSRQLIEVPDVEGMKELNDRRSTPTNSWRIPGTAVTLTSDLDDDPENESFYFSASTVSSIRSMYDEIRTIPEIQQPFATPRFYSDFIHTPGYLVPPDWYLALPKSWRGLFEWPIGDQTLFQVFCAALLIGVYGFIYLRLLRMLFNTYKSGAHRVENDRLIFQLDSLAWKRVLIVLPALPLTYATEQLIDNFLNFTGFPLVVAIYSFYVIWYFSASVLVFFLFEAVGRSSSEFLARVRGGESPIRLRRITSLVMPISRVVGALVSVVLIYRLLLLLGLPSSTVLAFSAVPGLAIGLGASKLLGNLFAGLSIQTDRPLRVGEFCEVGGNLGFVTKIGLRSMELQTLESRVTIPNSVADEATIVNYSRRGCQLGASAGARA comes from the coding sequence ATGGTTTGTTCTCAGCGCCTGGTGGGGCGACTGTTCACGCGAGCATTGACCCGACCGTTCACGCGTGCGTTGAGATTTCTGCTGGTTGGTCTGGTGGCATTGGCCTTGAGCATTGCCCCACCTCTGCTGAATGTGAAAGCCACTGAGGCTTTTCAGCAGCAACCCATGACCTCTAAGGGTTTAATTCCGATTGAAGAGCAGCCGTTTTATCCGCTGCTGCTGAAGTCTTCCGAAACTTGGAGTGATGTCGTACTTGATCAGGTGGTGGGCGATAGCCCTCGAACCACCTTGCTGAACTTTTATTCCGTGATGGCGGATGTTGGTCTAAGGGCCGATCGTCTTGGTCAGAGATCTTCCGCCAAGAAACAGTCACGTCAGGAACAGATTGACGACACAAATTTGTTGTTCGCTCTGGCTGTTAAGGCACTGGATTCCAGCTCAATTCCCAAGAGCGTTCGCGATGACATGGCCGATGAGGCAGCGATTCAGCTCAAGCATGTGCTCGATTATGTGTTCACTCACAGCAGGCAGTTGATTGAAGTCCCCGATGTGGAGGGGATGAAAGAGCTCAATGACCGACGTTCAACGCCGACAAATTCATGGCGCATTCCTGGAACGGCAGTCACGCTCACCTCGGATCTTGATGATGATCCGGAGAATGAAAGTTTTTATTTCTCTGCGTCAACCGTGTCATCGATCCGCTCGATGTACGACGAGATCAGAACTATCCCAGAGATTCAACAACCTTTCGCCACCCCACGTTTCTACTCAGATTTCATCCACACTCCCGGCTATCTGGTACCACCAGATTGGTATCTAGCTCTTCCAAAGAGCTGGCGTGGCTTGTTCGAATGGCCAATCGGTGATCAGACGCTTTTTCAGGTTTTTTGCGCAGCACTCTTGATCGGTGTGTACGGGTTCATCTATCTGCGCTTGCTGCGGATGCTGTTTAACACTTACAAATCTGGCGCGCATCGAGTCGAAAATGATCGCTTGATCTTTCAACTCGATTCTTTGGCCTGGAAGCGGGTTTTGATTGTTCTGCCCGCGCTGCCTCTCACTTATGCCACTGAACAGCTGATCGATAACTTTCTCAATTTCACGGGATTTCCACTCGTGGTGGCCATCTATTCCTTTTATGTGATCTGGTATTTCTCGGCCAGTGTTCTCGTCTTCTTTTTATTCGAAGCGGTTGGTCGAAGCAGCTCTGAGTTCCTCGCACGGGTTCGTGGTGGTGAGTCTCCGATTCGATTGCGCAGGATCACCAGTCTGGTGATGCCAATCAGTCGCGTCGTCGGCGCATTGGTTTCGGTCGTGCTGATTTATCGGCTGCTGCTCCTGCTGGGTCTCCCTTCCAGCACCGTGCTGGCCTTTTCAGCCGTACCAGGTCTCGCTATCGGTCTCGGAGCTTCCAAGCTGCTCGGCAATCTGTTTGCTGGTTTGTCGATCCAAACCGATCGTCCTCTGCGGGTTGGTGAATTCTGCGAAGTCGGAGGCAATCTCGGCTTCGTGACCAAGATCGGTCTGCGTTCAATGGAACTGCAAACGCTGGAAAGCCGCGTCACGATCCCCAATTCCGTTGCGGATGAAGCCACGATCGTGAATTATTCAAGACGCGGTTGTCAGCTGGGAGCGTCAGCCGGTGCAAGGGCTTGA
- a CDS encoding mechanosensitive ion channel family protein, whose amino-acid sequence MPIRDPLSPFQLDELMRQARRMVAAPETLQLEVELHEPVVSLESLEDGTNQLIVFVMVELHGWTAFLKVRETLLVALEELLERVSLSELVVGVAYSTTPQQLERIPELMRSVVAEDSQLDFEACRLVRISAFSYDHELEIRSCHAMHDDFENSLHRLNRRILEVLSQHRIEIPFPTQTLELHSSESSQ is encoded by the coding sequence TTGCCGATTCGTGATCCTCTCTCACCCTTTCAGCTGGATGAGCTGATGCGTCAGGCCAGGCGCATGGTTGCCGCACCTGAAACGCTGCAGTTGGAGGTGGAACTGCATGAACCTGTGGTGAGTCTCGAATCATTGGAAGACGGCACGAATCAACTGATTGTGTTTGTGATGGTTGAACTTCACGGTTGGACAGCATTTTTGAAAGTGCGTGAAACGCTGCTAGTAGCCCTGGAAGAGTTACTGGAACGCGTTTCACTCAGTGAGCTTGTGGTGGGTGTTGCCTACAGCACAACTCCTCAACAGTTGGAACGCATTCCGGAGCTGATGCGATCAGTGGTGGCAGAAGATTCTCAGCTTGATTTCGAGGCCTGTCGGCTTGTGCGCATTTCAGCGTTCAGCTACGACCATGAATTGGAGATCCGTTCATGCCACGCCATGCATGACGACTTTGAAAACAGTTTGCACCGCCTCAATCGCAGGATCCTTGAGGTGCTCTCGCAGCATCGCATCGAGATCCCTTTCCCCACACAGACCTTGGAGCTGCATTCCTCTGAATCAAGTCAATGA
- a CDS encoding trans-aconitate 2-methyltransferase has translation MNDPLQVDAYAAADFSGTDQAMVERIATLLHSSGASFKPQARLLDLGCGPGNITARLAQRWPKCSVLGLDAADRMIAVADDRRRVAGLSRERLRYEQALLPIHQADQPADLIVSNSLLHHLHDPHQLWSSLIPLAAPHCLVLHRDLRRPDSEASIDRLCQCHVADAPLVLQRDYRASLHASFSLEEVKAQLLLAGLQHLQVVAVEDRYLEVSGWITGCQAGSGQRTP, from the coding sequence ATGAACGACCCGCTGCAGGTGGATGCCTACGCAGCAGCAGATTTCAGTGGAACGGACCAAGCGATGGTCGAGCGAATTGCCACGTTGCTTCACTCATCCGGCGCATCGTTCAAGCCTCAAGCACGTTTGCTGGATCTCGGATGCGGACCAGGAAATATCACGGCTCGTCTGGCCCAGAGATGGCCGAAGTGTTCAGTGCTCGGACTCGATGCGGCTGACCGGATGATTGCTGTGGCGGATGATCGCCGTCGTGTAGCCGGTTTGTCGCGCGAGCGCCTTCGCTATGAGCAGGCTCTGCTGCCGATTCACCAGGCGGATCAACCAGCGGATCTGATTGTCAGCAATAGCTTGCTGCATCACCTCCACGACCCTCATCAGCTTTGGTCGTCATTGATCCCACTGGCAGCGCCTCACTGCCTGGTGCTGCATCGCGACCTTCGCCGCCCAGACAGCGAGGCAAGCATTGATCGACTTTGTCAGTGCCATGTCGCTGACGCTCCGTTGGTGCTGCAACGGGATTACAGGGCATCGCTGCATGCGTCCTTCTCGTTGGAGGAGGTCAAAGCGCAGTTGCTGCTTGCTGGTCTGCAGCATCTGCAGGTGGTTGCCGTTGAAGATCGCTACCTGGAGGTGAGTGGCTGGATCACGGGCTGTCAGGCTGGATCTGGTCAACGCACACCATGA
- a CDS encoding peptide chain release factor 3: protein MSTDSALQDGRELLDAVARRRNFAIISHPDAGKTTLTEKLLLYGGAIQQAGAVKARGEQRKVTSDWMELEKQRGISITSTVLQFDYTGNTINLLDTPGHQDFSEDTYRTLAAADNAVMLEDAAKGLEPQTRKLFEVCRMREIPIFTFINKMDRPGREPLALLDEIESELELTPWAVNWPIGSGEQFRGVIDRRSHEVILFSRAERGRQSEERHLSLDDPDLKDLVEPELLEQAVEEMELLEAAGAELDLELVHAGELTPVFFGSAMTNFGVRPFLNAFLEMAQKPVARQGQDGPVDPLRPDFSGFVFKLQANMDPRHRDRVAFVRVCSGRFEKDMTVRHARTGKAIRLSRPQKLFGQDRAVVEDAFPGDVIGLNNPGMFSIGDTLYTGTKVEYEGIPCFSPEIFSWLRNPNPSAFKNFRKGVNELREEGAVQILYDNDESKRDPILAAVGQLQLEVVQHRLQNEYGVETRLEPLGYQVARWVTGGWSSLEKVGRIFNCKTVRDAWNRPVLLFKNDWNLNQLHEEHPDLELNAVAPVVSGVEPISL from the coding sequence ATGAGCACCGATTCAGCACTTCAGGACGGACGTGAGCTGCTGGATGCGGTGGCGCGACGGCGCAATTTTGCGATTATTTCTCACCCTGATGCGGGTAAAACCACGCTGACTGAGAAATTGCTGCTGTACGGAGGAGCGATTCAGCAGGCTGGTGCGGTGAAAGCCCGTGGTGAGCAGCGCAAGGTCACGTCCGATTGGATGGAGCTTGAGAAGCAACGGGGTATTTCGATCACCTCCACTGTTCTTCAGTTCGATTACACGGGTAACACCATCAATCTGCTGGATACGCCCGGCCACCAGGATTTCTCGGAAGACACCTACCGGACCTTGGCAGCAGCGGATAACGCCGTGATGCTTGAAGATGCGGCCAAGGGGCTTGAGCCGCAGACCCGCAAGCTGTTTGAGGTTTGCCGCATGCGGGAAATTCCTATCTTCACGTTCATCAACAAGATGGACCGACCGGGTCGGGAACCTCTGGCACTCCTCGATGAAATTGAATCAGAGCTGGAACTCACCCCTTGGGCCGTGAACTGGCCGATCGGCAGTGGCGAGCAGTTCCGTGGAGTGATTGATCGTCGTTCCCACGAAGTGATTCTGTTCAGTCGTGCTGAACGTGGGCGCCAATCGGAAGAACGTCATCTCTCTTTGGATGACCCTGATCTCAAAGACCTTGTGGAACCCGAGCTGCTGGAGCAGGCGGTTGAGGAGATGGAGCTGCTCGAAGCGGCAGGGGCTGAACTTGATCTCGAGCTGGTGCATGCCGGCGAGCTGACGCCGGTGTTTTTTGGTTCGGCGATGACCAATTTCGGAGTGCGTCCCTTCCTGAATGCGTTTCTGGAGATGGCTCAGAAGCCTGTGGCGCGTCAGGGGCAAGACGGTCCAGTCGATCCGTTGCGGCCTGACTTCAGTGGTTTCGTGTTCAAACTGCAGGCCAACATGGATCCTCGTCACAGAGACCGGGTCGCTTTTGTCCGTGTCTGCAGCGGGCGTTTTGAAAAAGACATGACAGTCCGTCATGCCCGCACGGGCAAGGCCATTCGCTTGTCACGCCCACAGAAACTGTTTGGACAAGATCGTGCGGTTGTGGAGGATGCGTTCCCAGGTGACGTGATTGGACTGAACAATCCCGGGATGTTCTCAATCGGCGACACGCTCTACACCGGAACCAAGGTGGAGTACGAGGGAATTCCCTGCTTCAGTCCAGAGATCTTCAGCTGGCTGCGTAATCCCAACCCCTCAGCATTCAAGAATTTCCGTAAGGGGGTCAATGAATTGCGTGAAGAGGGAGCTGTGCAGATCCTCTATGACAATGACGAAAGTAAAAGGGATCCAATCCTTGCTGCCGTCGGTCAGCTGCAACTTGAGGTTGTGCAACATCGTCTTCAGAACGAATACGGTGTCGAAACTCGCTTGGAGCCGCTGGGCTATCAAGTGGCTCGTTGGGTCACTGGTGGCTGGTCGTCGCTGGAGAAAGTCGGTCGGATTTTTAATTGCAAAACCGTGAGGGATGCATGGAATCGCCCGGTTCTGTTATTCAAAAACGACTGGAATCTCAATCAGCTTCATGAAGAGCATCCCGATCTTGAGCTCAATGCTGTGGCTCCTGTCGTGAGTGGAGTTGAGCCGATCAGTCTCTGA